One window of Thiomicrorhabdus lithotrophica genomic DNA carries:
- the rpsO gene encoding 30S ribosomal protein S15, whose protein sequence is MFNAEVKAKIVAEYATKEGDTGSPEVQVALLTARIKYLTEHFKTHKQDNHSRTGLLRLVSRRRKLLDYVHKKDGERYLALIKRLGLRK, encoded by the coding sequence ATGTTTAACGCAGAAGTTAAAGCTAAAATCGTTGCAGAATACGCAACAAAAGAAGGTGATACTGGTTCACCAGAAGTTCAAGTTGCACTTTTAACTGCACGTATCAAATACCTTACTGAGCACTTTAAAACACACAAACAAGATAACCATTCTCGTACTGGTCTATTACGTTTAGTTAGCCGTCGTCGTAAGCTTTTAGATTACGTTCACAAGAAAGACGGTGAAAGATATTTAGCTCTTATCAAGCGTCTAGGTCTACGTAAGTAA
- a CDS encoding 5-carboxymethyl-2-hydroxymuconate Delta-isomerase, which produces MPHIVIEYSQDSFKSKDFKGLPSAHKELGLKQGIPGLVNSVFEAVANTDIVNPENIKVRAYQAEFYKLGLANTGFMHAVCKTHRGKTEFQKQKLSQAILNALEQIVLLTAEHSMIITVEVVEMDTASYSKRLIEK; this is translated from the coding sequence ATGCCGCATATTGTTATTGAATACAGTCAAGATTCTTTTAAATCTAAAGATTTTAAAGGTTTACCCTCTGCTCACAAGGAATTGGGTCTGAAACAGGGCATACCAGGCCTGGTAAATTCTGTCTTTGAAGCAGTGGCAAATACCGATATTGTTAATCCAGAGAATATCAAAGTCAGAGCTTATCAGGCTGAATTTTATAAGCTTGGTTTAGCTAATACAGGCTTTATGCATGCAGTGTGTAAAACTCATCGCGGTAAAACCGAGTTTCAAAAGCAGAAATTATCTCAAGCGATATTAAATGCTCTAGAACAAATAGTTCTATTAACAGCTGAACATTCAATGATCATAACGGTTGAAGTGGTTGAGATGGATACAGCAAGTTATTCAAAGAGACTGATAGAAAAGTAG
- a CDS encoding insulinase family protein yields the protein MSQNQSLSNNTTHSAFEFKGEHEIDSLNLTIQHYQHKVTGATHYHLAADDPQNVFLVALRTVPMDSTGVAHILEHTTLCGSEKYPVRDPFFMMIRRSLNTFMNAFTSSDWTAYPFATENRKDFQNLLQVYMDAVFFPNLDALDFAQEGHRFEFTDMKDSNSDLTYKGVVFNEMKGAMSSPVSTLWQEFSAELYPTSTYHYNSGGEPEDIPNLTHQQLLDFHKLHYHPSNSVFMTYGDIPAIEHQTQFETLGLERFKDTVPEVHVGLEPRYAEPKVVEKSYALDEEDISAKTHIVLGWLLGQNQDPLQVLRGHLLSAVLLDNSASPLRKVLEETELANAPSPLCGFEESNKEMAFVVGVQGSEPEHAQAVEEMILTELQRIADEGVDQSQVEAMLHQLELSQREVGGDSYPYGLQLILHSLAGALHDGDPIALLDTDAALKQLEGEVKSPDFIPGLVKELLLNNTHRVRLTMKPDTELSAQKEQAEKDKLAAIQAKLTEAEKQAIIDQAVALEERQSQEDDPSILPEVTKEDIPAEIKHYAANTSKIADMKVSSYQCGTNGLTYEQLIIDLPELTEQEQALMPLFNSCLTEVGTQQRDYIEMQSHQAEVSGGIGARSSIHSKIGDPQGCHSHFMLSSKALNCNQKPMAELLNETLNEARFDETNRLKDLVSQIRASVDHGITGNGHGLAMMAATQNFTPAARWKFERSGFAGIQYIKTLNEDLKSDEAMASFSEGLSSIQSKLKASSKQALVISDEPGIDSALESMNSVWSKVEQSSGSQKGFEFAASQKPINQAWVTSTQVNFCALAYPAVTSDHEDAPKLSVLGACLRNGFLHSAIREKGGAYGGGASYNPEASAFVFYSYRDPRLMETYDDFKRAQEWLMSSEATQAKVDEAILNVISSMDKPGSPAGEMKKAFFQGLYGRTHDIRMAYRLGVISTTIEELRVLAEKYLTNENTSSAVLTNTGGAELLADSEFEIITL from the coding sequence ATGAGCCAAAACCAATCATTATCAAATAACACGACTCACTCTGCTTTTGAATTTAAAGGCGAGCATGAAATTGATTCACTTAATTTAACGATTCAGCATTACCAACATAAGGTAACCGGGGCAACGCATTATCACTTAGCTGCTGATGACCCGCAAAATGTGTTTTTGGTGGCTTTAAGAACTGTACCAATGGATTCAACAGGTGTCGCGCATATACTTGAACATACAACCTTATGTGGTAGTGAAAAATATCCCGTTCGTGATCCATTCTTTATGATGATTCGTCGTTCGTTAAATACCTTTATGAATGCATTTACCTCTAGCGATTGGACGGCTTATCCTTTTGCAACCGAGAACCGTAAAGACTTTCAGAACCTATTACAGGTTTATATGGATGCGGTATTCTTTCCAAATTTAGACGCGTTAGATTTTGCACAGGAAGGGCACCGTTTTGAGTTTACGGATATGAAAGATTCAAATTCTGATTTAACCTATAAAGGTGTGGTATTTAACGAGATGAAAGGGGCGATGAGTTCGCCTGTTTCAACACTTTGGCAAGAGTTCTCAGCAGAGTTGTATCCAACAAGTACCTATCATTACAACAGTGGTGGTGAACCAGAAGATATTCCAAACTTAACGCATCAGCAGTTATTAGATTTTCACAAACTGCATTATCACCCATCCAATTCTGTCTTTATGACTTATGGGGATATCCCTGCCATTGAGCATCAAACGCAGTTTGAAACGCTAGGTTTAGAGCGTTTTAAAGATACTGTTCCTGAAGTTCATGTCGGATTAGAGCCACGTTATGCTGAACCAAAAGTGGTTGAAAAGTCTTACGCACTAGATGAAGAAGATATCTCAGCTAAAACACACATTGTTTTAGGCTGGTTGTTAGGGCAAAACCAAGACCCATTGCAAGTATTACGTGGTCACTTACTATCGGCTGTTCTGCTCGATAACAGTGCATCGCCTTTGCGTAAAGTGTTAGAAGAGACTGAACTTGCGAATGCACCATCACCTTTATGCGGTTTTGAAGAATCGAATAAAGAGATGGCGTTTGTAGTAGGTGTACAAGGCTCTGAACCTGAGCATGCTCAGGCTGTAGAAGAGATGATACTAACCGAGCTGCAACGCATTGCAGACGAAGGTGTTGATCAATCTCAAGTAGAAGCGATGCTGCATCAATTAGAGCTTTCTCAGCGTGAAGTAGGCGGTGATAGTTATCCATATGGTTTACAGCTCATTCTGCACTCGCTAGCAGGCGCTTTGCATGATGGTGACCCAATTGCATTATTGGATACCGATGCCGCACTTAAGCAACTTGAAGGTGAAGTAAAGTCGCCTGATTTTATACCAGGCCTGGTAAAAGAACTATTGTTAAACAATACGCATAGAGTGCGTTTAACGATGAAGCCAGATACTGAGTTATCAGCACAAAAAGAACAGGCTGAAAAAGACAAGTTAGCTGCAATTCAAGCTAAGTTAACAGAGGCAGAGAAACAAGCAATTATTGACCAAGCCGTAGCGCTAGAAGAGCGCCAATCTCAAGAAGATGATCCAAGTATTCTTCCTGAAGTGACTAAAGAGGATATTCCTGCAGAGATTAAACACTATGCGGCCAATACCTCAAAAATTGCCGATATGAAAGTGAGTAGCTATCAGTGTGGAACCAATGGATTAACTTATGAACAGTTAATTATTGATTTACCAGAATTAACTGAGCAAGAGCAAGCTTTAATGCCGCTGTTCAATAGCTGTTTAACTGAGGTAGGCACCCAGCAGCGTGATTATATTGAGATGCAATCTCACCAGGCAGAGGTCTCTGGAGGAATTGGTGCTCGTTCAAGCATACATTCTAAGATTGGTGATCCTCAAGGTTGCCATAGTCACTTTATGTTGTCTTCAAAAGCATTAAATTGTAACCAAAAGCCAATGGCTGAATTACTTAATGAAACTCTAAATGAAGCCCGTTTTGATGAAACAAATCGCCTTAAAGATTTAGTGTCTCAAATTCGCGCCTCAGTTGATCATGGTATTACCGGTAATGGTCATGGTTTAGCGATGATGGCGGCAACGCAAAACTTTACTCCAGCGGCTCGTTGGAAGTTTGAACGTTCTGGTTTTGCAGGGATTCAATACATTAAAACATTGAATGAAGACTTAAAGTCAGATGAAGCTATGGCTAGTTTTTCAGAAGGTTTAAGCTCTATTCAGTCAAAGTTAAAAGCGTCTTCTAAGCAAGCGTTAGTGATTAGTGATGAACCAGGAATCGATTCTGCATTAGAGTCAATGAACAGTGTTTGGAGCAAGGTTGAGCAATCATCTGGCAGTCAAAAAGGTTTTGAATTTGCAGCAAGCCAAAAACCAATTAACCAGGCCTGGGTAACCAGTACTCAGGTTAACTTCTGTGCCTTAGCTTACCCAGCGGTAACATCAGATCATGAAGATGCGCCTAAGTTATCCGTACTGGGTGCTTGCTTACGAAATGGTTTCTTACATTCAGCCATTCGTGAGAAAGGTGGTGCCTATGGCGGCGGCGCGTCTTACAACCCAGAAGCCAGTGCATTTGTATTTTATTCTTATCGTGATCCACGTTTAATGGAAACGTATGATGACTTTAAACGTGCACAAGAGTGGTTAATGAGTTCAGAAGCGACTCAAGCCAAAGTGGATGAAGCTATTTTAAATGTCATTAGTTCAATGGATAAACCGGGTTCACCAGCAGGTGAGATGAAAAAAGCCTTCTTCCAAGGCTTGTACGGACGTACTCATGATATTCGTATGGCGTATCGTCTAGGCGTCATCTCTACCACGATAGAAGAGTTAAGAGTGTTGGCAGAAAAGTATTTAACAAACGAAAATACTTCTTCTGCGGTTTTAACAAATACAGGTGGTGCTGAGTTGTTAGCAGATTCTGAATTTGAGATTATTACACTTTAG
- a CDS encoding Crp/Fnr family transcriptional regulator: MISMSAKELFKFFQEHSICESLTIDEVGELMNYLQEKEYAGGEVISDSGEVGEALGFIINGKVEFTSFDGQDTTSVGKQGVGTLIGEMSFFDRKPRNLRMQACKKGVKFLVLTRPMYDRLKVEQPYIVVNILENAIVSLDNLVRHMGDDISALGHYMHGFGKR, encoded by the coding sequence ATGATTTCAATGTCAGCAAAAGAACTGTTTAAGTTCTTTCAGGAACACTCAATTTGTGAGTCACTTACTATAGATGAAGTAGGTGAACTTATGAACTATTTGCAAGAAAAAGAGTACGCAGGTGGTGAAGTTATTTCTGATTCTGGTGAAGTTGGAGAAGCTTTAGGTTTTATCATAAACGGTAAAGTAGAATTTACGAGTTTTGATGGCCAAGATACCACCTCTGTTGGAAAGCAGGGTGTGGGTACACTGATTGGGGAAATGTCGTTCTTTGATAGAAAACCACGTAACTTACGTATGCAGGCATGTAAAAAGGGAGTTAAATTCCTAGTTTTAACACGTCCTATGTATGATCGTTTAAAAGTAGAACAACCATATATTGTTGTAAATATCTTAGAAAATGCGATTGTTAGTTTAGATAATTTAGTGCGTCATATGGGGGATGATATTTCAGCTCTAGGGCATTACATGCACGGATTCGGCAAACGCTAA
- the pnp gene encoding polyribonucleotide nucleotidyltransferase: protein MAKFTKTFQYGNHQVTLETGEIARQADGAVMVGMGDTRILVTAVASKTAKPGQDFFPLTVNYQEKAYSAGRIPGGFLKREGRPSEKETLTSRLIDRPIRPLFPKGFLNEVQIIATVVALDPEIGTEVPAMLGTSAALAISGIPFDGPIGAAIVGYRDDEYLLNPSPESLQTSDLELSVAGTKDAVLMVESEAAELPEEVMLGAVMFGHAQMQVAITAIEEMAKEVGKPTWEWEAAPENTELKDAVFGLIRSDVEAAYSIADKMERYKALDAAKDKALTELAASEANETGFDAKDIEGMFGKLQKNIVRGRVIAGEPRIDGRDTKTVRGIQCKVGVLPQVHGSALFTRGETQALVVTTLGTERDAKIVDDLTGSYHDRFMLHYNFPPFSVGECGRTGSPGRREIGHGMLARRGVAALLPTAEEFPYTIRVVSEITESNGSSSMASVCGTSMSLMHAGVPIAAPIAGIAMGLIKEEGGFAVLSDILGDEDHLGDMDFKVAGTDEGITALQMDIKITGITEEIMQMALEQAKAGRLYILDEMSKEISSSNATVGATAPRFFTVKVKPEKVREIIGKGGATIRSITEETGCVIEIDDDGSVKIAAKNDESANAAKARIAEITVEPEIGKTYDAVVKKIVDFGAFVAYMPGREGLVHVSQIAEERVEDVAKYLAEGQEIRVKLTDIDKQGRVKLSIKAVDSE, encoded by the coding sequence ATGGCCAAGTTTACCAAAACGTTCCAATATGGAAATCATCAAGTCACATTAGAAACTGGAGAGATTGCTCGACAAGCTGATGGTGCAGTAATGGTTGGAATGGGTGATACCCGTATATTAGTTACCGCTGTTGCATCTAAAACAGCGAAACCAGGACAAGACTTTTTTCCATTAACAGTAAACTATCAAGAGAAAGCGTATTCTGCAGGTCGAATTCCTGGTGGATTTCTAAAACGTGAAGGCCGTCCTTCTGAAAAAGAGACATTAACGTCTCGTTTGATTGACCGTCCAATTCGTCCTTTATTTCCTAAAGGCTTCTTGAATGAAGTACAAATTATTGCAACCGTTGTAGCATTAGACCCAGAAATCGGTACGGAAGTGCCTGCTATGTTGGGTACATCTGCAGCATTAGCTATTTCAGGTATCCCTTTTGATGGCCCTATTGGTGCTGCCATTGTCGGTTACCGCGATGATGAGTACCTATTAAATCCAAGCCCAGAAAGCCTGCAAACATCAGACCTAGAATTAAGTGTTGCTGGTACTAAAGATGCGGTATTAATGGTTGAATCCGAAGCGGCTGAATTACCTGAAGAGGTAATGTTAGGTGCAGTAATGTTTGGTCATGCTCAAATGCAAGTAGCGATTACAGCAATTGAAGAGATGGCTAAAGAAGTTGGCAAGCCTACTTGGGAATGGGAAGCAGCACCAGAAAATACTGAACTAAAAGATGCGGTTTTCGGGCTAATTCGTTCTGACGTTGAAGCAGCGTATAGCATTGCAGACAAGATGGAACGTTATAAAGCACTGGATGCTGCTAAAGATAAAGCGTTAACTGAGTTAGCCGCTTCTGAAGCAAACGAAACTGGTTTTGATGCTAAAGATATTGAAGGCATGTTCGGTAAATTGCAAAAGAACATCGTCCGTGGACGAGTAATTGCTGGTGAGCCACGTATTGATGGTCGTGATACTAAAACGGTTCGTGGCATTCAGTGTAAAGTAGGCGTTTTACCTCAAGTTCATGGTTCGGCTTTGTTCACCCGTGGTGAAACACAGGCATTGGTTGTAACAACGTTAGGAACAGAAAGAGACGCTAAGATTGTTGATGATCTAACCGGTTCTTACCATGACCGTTTCATGTTGCACTATAACTTCCCTCCGTTCTCGGTAGGTGAGTGTGGTCGTACTGGTAGTCCTGGTCGTCGTGAAATTGGTCACGGTATGTTAGCTCGTCGTGGTGTTGCTGCATTGCTACCAACGGCAGAAGAGTTCCCATACACCATTCGTGTTGTTTCAGAAATCACAGAATCTAACGGTTCGAGTTCAATGGCATCAGTTTGTGGTACTTCAATGTCATTAATGCATGCAGGTGTGCCAATTGCAGCGCCTATTGCTGGTATTGCTATGGGTCTTATTAAAGAAGAGGGTGGTTTTGCTGTTCTTTCAGATATCTTAGGTGATGAAGATCATCTGGGTGATATGGACTTTAAAGTAGCGGGTACCGATGAAGGTATTACGGCTCTACAGATGGATATCAAAATTACGGGTATCACTGAAGAGATCATGCAAATGGCGCTTGAGCAAGCAAAAGCAGGTCGTTTATATATCTTAGATGAAATGTCAAAAGAGATTAGTTCATCCAATGCAACGGTTGGTGCAACGGCTCCAAGATTCTTTACTGTTAAAGTAAAACCAGAAAAAGTACGTGAAATCATCGGTAAAGGTGGAGCAACTATCCGCTCTATCACCGAAGAAACAGGCTGTGTTATTGAGATAGACGATGACGGTAGTGTAAAAATCGCTGCTAAAAATGATGAGTCTGCAAATGCCGCTAAAGCACGTATTGCTGAAATTACGGTTGAGCCTGAAATTGGCAAAACTTACGATGCCGTCGTTAAGAAAATTGTAGATTTCGGTGCGTTTGTCGCTTATATGCCTGGTCGTGAAGGTCTAGTTCACGTTTCTCAAATCGCTGAAGAGCGAGTAGAAGATGTAGCTAAGTATCTAGCAGAAGGTCAAGAAATTCGTGTTAAATTAACCGATATTGACAAGCAAGGTCGTGTAAAACTTTCTATTAAAGCTGTAGATTCTGAATAG